Proteins encoded by one window of Bacteroidia bacterium:
- a CDS encoding GEVED domain-containing protein, with the protein MWTTSAQAQTTITTTFANNNGSSVVVFSVQNNNPYAIIMTDIGSHAGVTSTYTCYLYAKAATYNVAPGAAGAITAANGWSVVASNSSLSLPANTSGTGSTASPFITGMSYTIPAMTQVRLALQLATGAGLPPFTTTAGSLRYSTVSGTCSFTGAGVDLNSCASYGYGGTLSSPTNTPRGLVGYISFIPAVPCTGTPTPGNTTANVNPVCPSSSFTLGLQNPSNGSGVTYQWQSSPDNITYTNISGATSASYALTQSVDTWYQCIVTCTNSGQTTTSNPLQVTTNPFYNCYCTSTATSTADEDILNVTFGSLNNTSTCSTTGTGPGSVLNMYSNYRSGVGAPAAPSVMQGDVVPLSLGLGTCGGSYPNTAKVFIDWNQNGLFTDAGEEVYVSTSGSGARTVTGSVTVPLSAVPGNTAMRVVFVETSTPSVVVPCGTYTWGETEDYLINVVATSACSGAPVAGTASGPASICPSIAFTVSTSGATVGTGISGQWYSSTDGGSTWSPISGATSTSYNVAAGISVPTMYQYVITCSNSGLSATSNNISIAVNPVNACYCTPTSTSATYGITNLTTTSGIANINNTSPGGQGYVDNTAQVVSQLQGSSVNFSYTVVPTEGVGIWIDWNQNGSFLDAGEQVYSSGGSYVSSGSGTISVSLSQPAGNYRMRIVGNWLSTSPTPCGDLGSAGYGEAEDYTFTVIPLSNCSGTPAPGNTLSNPATACIGQNINLSLQNSVVGAGITFDWQSSPDGVTWTSTGGTLPSYTTTQSAATWYQCIVTCTNSGQSATSTPVQVTMSPFYNCYCTTGLGGSCAINSLSSVAIATTTLNNVTGGCTGTYNSFPASGSTTASLVPGVPYTMTAGCISGSNTQVAIWIDYNQNGIFETTEYTLINGNIPSGGTGSGTFTIPITALSGNTGMRVRSDWQGTTAWTSADACTNRTWGETEDYTITILIPNSCSGTPSSSVTTASVASVCPGGNVSLGTNPFYTDGGLTFDWQSSPDGITYTSTGITSQTYNVTGFSATTWYQCVVTCTNGGLSTTSTPVQVLLNPFYNCYCTTSLHSSSTPCINEIDLNTLK; encoded by the coding sequence ATGTGGACAACGAGCGCACAGGCGCAAACAACTATTACTACTACGTTTGCTAACAACAACGGTTCATCAGTTGTGGTATTTAGTGTGCAGAACAACAATCCTTATGCTATCATAATGACTGATATCGGTAGTCATGCGGGAGTAACATCAACTTACACTTGCTATTTGTATGCCAAGGCGGCCACCTATAATGTAGCTCCAGGTGCAGCCGGAGCAATCACTGCTGCAAATGGTTGGAGTGTAGTAGCTTCGAACAGCAGTTTATCTCTTCCTGCAAATACTTCTGGAACCGGTAGTACGGCTTCGCCTTTTATAACAGGTATGAGTTATACGATTCCGGCAATGACACAAGTGCGACTTGCTTTACAATTAGCAACAGGAGCAGGGCTACCTCCATTTACAACTACTGCAGGAAGTCTTAGATACTCAACAGTGAGTGGTACTTGTTCATTTACCGGAGCAGGAGTTGATTTGAATTCTTGTGCAAGTTACGGTTATGGTGGAACATTATCTTCACCAACTAATACACCACGAGGCCTCGTAGGATATATTTCATTTATTCCAGCAGTACCATGTACTGGCACACCAACACCTGGAAATACAACGGCAAATGTTAATCCTGTATGTCCAAGTTCTTCTTTCACATTAGGGTTACAAAATCCATCAAATGGAAGTGGAGTAACCTATCAGTGGCAATCATCTCCTGATAATATTACTTATACAAATATTAGTGGTGCTACAAGCGCATCATATGCCTTAACTCAATCAGTGGACACCTGGTATCAATGTATAGTTACCTGTACCAACAGTGGACAGACTACTACATCTAACCCTTTACAGGTAACAACCAATCCGTTTTACAATTGCTATTGTACTTCCACTGCTACGAGTACAGCAGATGAAGATATATTAAACGTTACTTTCGGTTCGTTGAACAATACTTCTACCTGCTCTACTACTGGTACGGGTCCTGGCTCTGTGCTCAATATGTACAGCAACTATAGGAGTGGTGTAGGCGCACCTGCAGCACCTAGCGTAATGCAAGGCGATGTAGTACCGCTTTCTTTAGGTTTGGGTACTTGCGGAGGCAGCTACCCAAATACCGCTAAAGTATTTATAGACTGGAATCAGAACGGTTTGTTTACCGATGCCGGTGAAGAGGTTTATGTATCTACTTCTGGCTCGGGTGCACGCACCGTTACCGGCTCTGTTACTGTACCTTTGAGTGCCGTACCCGGCAATACCGCTATGCGTGTGGTTTTTGTTGAAACCAGTACACCATCTGTTGTTGTTCCTTGTGGTACTTATACATGGGGCGAAACCGAAGATTATTTAATCAATGTAGTAGCCACTTCAGCTTGTAGCGGTGCTCCGGTTGCCGGCACGGCATCTGGCCCTGCAAGTATATGTCCGAGTATTGCCTTTACGGTAAGCACTTCGGGTGCTACTGTAGGTACAGGCATCAGTGGTCAGTGGTATTCCTCTACTGATGGAGGAAGCACTTGGTCGCCTATCAGCGGTGCTACCAGCACAAGCTATAATGTAGCAGCCGGCATTTCGGTGCCTACTATGTATCAGTATGTGATTACTTGTAGTAATAGTGGCTTGAGTGCTACCAGTAACAATATAAGCATAGCTGTAAATCCTGTTAATGCGTGCTACTGTACACCTACTTCTACCAGCGCTACTTATGGTATTACTAATTTAACTACCACAAGTGGTATAGCTAATATCAATAATACGAGCCCTGGTGGTCAGGGATATGTAGATAATACAGCTCAAGTGGTGTCGCAACTTCAAGGTAGTAGTGTGAACTTTAGCTATACAGTAGTACCTACAGAAGGTGTAGGAATCTGGATAGACTGGAATCAAAATGGAAGCTTCTTAGATGCAGGTGAGCAAGTATATAGCTCAGGTGGATCTTATGTAAGTAGTGGTTCAGGAACTATCTCTGTGTCATTAAGCCAGCCTGCGGGCAATTACAGAATGCGTATCGTGGGTAACTGGCTCTCAACTTCTCCTACACCATGTGGTGACTTAGGTTCTGCAGGTTATGGTGAAGCAGAAGATTATACGTTTACGGTTATTCCTCTTAGCAACTGCTCAGGCACACCTGCACCCGGCAATACCTTGTCCAATCCAGCTACGGCTTGTATCGGACAAAATATTAATTTATCATTACAAAACAGTGTGGTAGGCGCAGGCATTACATTCGATTGGCAGTCATCACCGGATGGTGTAACTTGGACAAGTACCGGAGGTACATTACCTTCTTATACAACTACACAAAGTGCTGCTACATGGTATCAGTGCATTGTAACTTGTACCAACAGTGGACAAAGTGCTACCTCAACACCTGTTCAGGTTACTATGAGTCCATTCTACAATTGTTATTGTACAACAGGACTTGGTGGCAGTTGTGCAATCAACTCATTGAGTAGTGTTGCCATTGCAACTACTACCTTAAACAATGTTACAGGTGGATGTACAGGAACATATAATTCATTCCCTGCATCAGGAAGCACTACTGCAAGTTTGGTTCCGGGTGTACCCTATACTATGACTGCAGGATGTATTTCCGGCAGCAACACTCAGGTAGCTATTTGGATAGACTATAATCAAAACGGAATATTCGAAACAACAGAATATACCTTGATTAATGGAAATATTCCAAGCGGTGGCACAGGCAGTGGAACATTTACAATACCTATAACAGCCTTAAGTGGAAACACCGGAATGCGAGTAAGAAGCGACTGGCAGGGAACAACAGCCTGGACATCTGCCGATGCATGTACTAACCGTACCTGGGGCGAAACAGAAGATTATACCATTACTATATTGATTCCAAACTCTTGCTCCGGCACTCCTTCCTCGTCAGTTACCACAGCTTCAGTGGCCAGCGTTTGCCCCGGTGGTAACGTAAGTTTAGGTACCAACCCTTTCTATACAGACGGTGGTTTAACTTTCGACTGGCAGAGTTCGCCTGATGGAATAACTTATACTTCAACAGGTATTACAAGTCAGACCTATAACGTTACAGGTTTTTCAGCTACTACATGGTATCAATGTGTGGTTACTTGTACTAATGGTGGATTATCAACCACTTCAACACCAGTGCAGGTATTGTTAAACCCATTTTATAATTGCTACTGTACAACAAGTTTACATTCATCTAGTACACCTTGTATTAATGAGATTGATTTAAATACGCTTAAGTAA
- a CDS encoding GEVED domain-containing protein translates to MTKTQYNSKPKSASFWSWILCFMFLVGMWTTGAQAQTYTVVPTGGTAGNTNGTGSDPIDDFYNFLRYQVVYTAAELSAAGLSSGMTITDIGWNVTEAPGTLSAYTMRMGTTTASNSAAHDASALTTVKNAFTYVPTVGWNMITLDVPFIWDGSSNLLIDICTGSNPYSSPYGGVQAKTGVTSGSRFKRCDGCGSQCSVATNSTLTTKPYLGINATAGSPCSGTPAPGNTLSSASPVCATTSFNLSLQNIVSGSGITYQWQSSPDGSTWTNFGTSAPSQSVTQSTATYYQCIVTCTNSGLSATSAPVQVLQNLPINCYCTPTSTSATYGITNFTTTGGVTNINNTSTGGQGYVNNTAQVVSQLQGSSVNFSYTVVPTEGVGIWIDWNQNGSFLDAGEQVYNAGSYVSSGSGTISVLLSQPAGNYRMRIVGNWLSTSPTPCGDLGSAGYGEAEDYTFTVIPLSNCSGTPAPGNTLSNPATACIGQNINLSLQNSVVGAGITFDWQSSPDGVTWTSTGGTLPSYTTTQSAATWYQCIVTCTYSGQSATSTPVQVLQNSFLTCYCTSSATSTGDEDILNVTFGALNNSSTCATTGGGPGSTLNMYSNYTSGPGAPATPIVVQGNAVPFSIQVGTCGSNYNNMVKIFIDWNQNGLLTDVGEEVYVSPTYTSGPHTETGTVIVPLTAATGVTLMRVVNVETTSALSINPCGTYGYGETEDYLINVTVASGCTGTPAASVTTSSSTNVCPSGSFTLNTSPYYSDAGLTFDWQSSPDGITYSSTGIITQSYPVSGFTATTWYQCVVTCTNSGLSTTSTPVQVSLNPFYNCYCTANLHTFSTPCINEIDLNTLSNNTAAAGCALPAYSFQSATTNVLKGSTYTFTRVASGTGAWTGLWIDYDHSGTFDASEYTEVSNTSTGALTNSISLTIPMSALSGNTGMRIRQRTVDMTAADACTQNFGSGETEDYVINLVNPNPCSGTPAPGATVSSGNPACFIDAITLSTQNLMTDLGLTFNWLTSPDGVTWTSTGVTTPTMTVNQSAATYYMVAVTCTNSGLSGNSTPLLVNQTVCYCTTPYYSYNSGYDMCVYYNYIGNVTFAGINNSTVCDNTPPYYNYYSSQTATVNRTGSYPITISATAGGASFQLYKVYIDFNDNGSFDDAGEMVYTSGFISSATNYTTGTIVIPNTAPLGTHRMRVRSTNPLNTNIDANSCSDDGYLGEVEDYNILINPAPPCSGTPTPGATLSDKALVCSSTTINLSLQNTTPGLGVTYQWQSSADVAFTTPVNLGTAATQTATQTTTTYYRCLVTCSGNTGISTPVLVSSTTACYCTNPTTGSNGCALGLYIDNVTFAGINNTSGCFSPVPYTTPFYSFFPSQVATAQQGNTYAFSASAPNNPGSYYQWYGVWIDYNDNGSFDDAGELVLSSVAGATTLANALTGNITIPLTATVGQHLMRVRTGNVQVAINSCSDNSVSGEVEDYLIDITAAPNCSTPAPGNTISSVTSTCPSENINLSLQNNSVEIGLIYQWQVSTAGAGGPWTNVGTNANTFTATQTVASWYQCVVTCTFGGATATSTPVQVTMNPIASCYCVAGATTAGCSSGDEYIGNVTLNTINNTSTCQPSGTQYTDFTAISTNLKIGDTYVASVLTPNYFSGDQAAIWIDFNQNGTFEVPAEQFILSGGASGVPFTGNITIPGSALTGNTRMRVRMAYSGTLAPCGIVTYGEVEDYTVNISPPTCVMAPTYPADAGSGCADAVTGNITLSWPALLGATGYDVYFGTVNPPVTMVSFNQIGLTYDANVVSGNTYYWMIVPQISGGGSSCNVWSFSVSPSPVPVAGSGGDVCLGNDIFLSADNVDPGQLTGNTYSWTGPNSFTSSLQYPSISSPNATYSGTYTVIVTNQYGCTASASTSLNVNDNPTLTIDSLVNVSCAGGSDGILYTSAAGGLAPYGYTSDFINFNSTGVMGNLATGATTVYVSDGNGCQAQIVGNLTAISTAPPSQSVVVTPTIIGMPAYACPGTTANLSIPAVAGATKYIWDGPFGTYFNGNPMNQSPYTTTTPSVQITFSSSTSSFVSIGVQAANGCGASLRKIQKVRYQISTPKEITGATTMCANTNGTYTIAPVTDATGYQWMITGNATVVPSGTSVVVFFGPGWNGGNLCVAAKTPCYTTAYKCMYISKSASALNAITGPLSSCPNEVQTFSITPCTGAASYNWTLPAGVTGNSTTNSITATFGPTFTHGGNICVSVTSICGVTSAPKCRTVAQGLPSVPTSISGITNGLCNQSVNYTVPSSPGVTYNWTAPGSISGNGNSSVNVTYGALTTGQLCVTASNSCGTSAARCIPLKGSPNSPIGLTAIPASWCANTQGIEFTADIGNTTGSYTLSWGYPSSPTATYVAGGGNSNALTLDWGTGNGSVVVNASNGCGTGSKAFAVTIGCKEGELASANRLNVYPNPTAGVLNVEYTAEKGNAQVTVLDLSGRVVMTQTQANVTGQNTLQLDLSKVAKGAYMLNVQTNGSNNQVRVVVE, encoded by the coding sequence ATGACAAAAACACAGTACAACAGTAAACCGAAATCGGCTTCTTTCTGGAGTTGGATTTTGTGTTTCATGTTCCTGGTAGGAATGTGGACAACGGGCGCACAGGCGCAAACTTATACTGTAGTACCTACAGGAGGTACGGCAGGCAACACCAATGGGACAGGCTCTGATCCTATAGATGATTTTTATAATTTTCTGCGTTATCAGGTTGTTTACACTGCTGCAGAGCTTTCGGCAGCCGGTCTAAGTAGTGGTATGACAATTACAGATATAGGCTGGAATGTGACAGAGGCACCGGGCACTTTATCTGCCTACACCATGCGCATGGGAACTACTACAGCATCTAATTCGGCTGCACATGATGCTTCGGCATTGACGACCGTTAAGAACGCATTTACCTATGTACCCACTGTTGGATGGAACATGATTACCTTGGATGTGCCATTTATTTGGGATGGTTCAAGCAACCTGTTGATTGATATTTGTACAGGCTCTAACCCATACAGCAGTCCTTATGGAGGCGTTCAGGCAAAAACTGGCGTAACCAGTGGCAGCCGTTTTAAACGTTGTGATGGTTGTGGCAGCCAGTGTTCGGTAGCAACCAATAGCACATTAACTACCAAACCCTATTTAGGTATTAATGCTACAGCAGGATCACCTTGCTCAGGCACTCCTGCACCGGGTAACACACTTTCCAGTGCAAGCCCTGTTTGTGCAACTACTTCTTTTAACTTATCACTTCAAAATATCGTTTCAGGTAGTGGTATCACCTATCAGTGGCAGTCATCACCTGATGGCAGCACATGGACTAACTTCGGTACCAGCGCTCCTTCTCAAAGTGTCACCCAATCCACAGCTACTTACTATCAATGTATAGTTACCTGTACCAACAGCGGACTAAGTGCTACTTCTGCACCTGTACAGGTATTACAAAATCTCCCTATTAATTGCTATTGTACACCTACTTCTACAAGCGCTACTTATGGTATTACCAATTTTACTACCACAGGTGGTGTAACTAATATTAATAATACGAGTACTGGTGGTCAGGGATATGTAAATAATACAGCTCAAGTGGTGTCGCAACTTCAAGGTAGTAGTGTGAATTTTAGTTATACAGTAGTACCTACAGAAGGTGTAGGAATCTGGATAGACTGGAATCAAAATGGAAGCTTCTTAGATGCAGGTGAGCAAGTATATAATGCTGGAAGCTATGTAAGTAGTGGTTCAGGAACTATCTCTGTGCTATTAAGCCAACCTGCGGGCAATTACAGAATGCGTATCGTGGGTAACTGGCTCTCAACTTCTCCTACGCCATGTGGTGACTTAGGTTCTGCGGGTTATGGTGAAGCAGAAGATTATACGTTTACGGTTATTCCTCTTAGCAACTGCTCAGGCACACCTGCACCCGGCAATACCTTGTCCAATCCAGCTACGGCTTGTATCGGACAAAATATTAATTTATCATTACAAAACAGTGTGGTAGGCGCAGGCATTACATTCGATTGGCAGTCATCACCGGATGGTGTAACCTGGACAAGTACAGGAGGTACATTACCTTCTTATACAACTACACAAAGTGCTGCTACATGGTATCAGTGCATTGTAACATGTACCTACAGTGGACAAAGTGCTACCTCAACACCGGTTCAGGTATTACAAAATTCATTCCTGACATGCTATTGTACATCAAGTGCCACCTCCACAGGTGATGAAGATATTCTTAATGTAACTTTTGGCGCATTAAATAACTCTTCTACCTGTGCTACAACAGGTGGAGGACCCGGCTCTACTTTAAACATGTATAGTAATTATACCAGTGGCCCCGGTGCCCCTGCAACACCTATTGTGGTGCAAGGCAATGCAGTGCCATTTTCTATTCAGGTGGGTACTTGCGGTAGCAACTACAATAACATGGTTAAAATTTTTATTGACTGGAATCAGAATGGTTTATTGACTGATGTTGGTGAAGAAGTATATGTTTCGCCAACTTATACCAGTGGCCCACATACAGAAACCGGAACAGTGATTGTTCCATTGACTGCCGCTACCGGTGTTACGCTTATGCGTGTGGTTAATGTTGAGACCACTTCAGCTTTAAGTATTAACCCTTGTGGTACCTATGGCTATGGTGAAACAGAAGATTATCTGATTAATGTAACTGTTGCGTCAGGTTGTACAGGTACTCCAGCAGCATCTGTAACAACATCTTCGTCAACAAATGTTTGTCCTAGTGGCAGCTTTACATTAAACACCAGTCCATATTATTCTGATGCAGGACTTACCTTCGACTGGCAAAGCTCTCCTGACGGAATTACTTATTCTTCTACAGGTATAATAACACAGAGCTATCCGGTATCAGGTTTTACTGCTACCACATGGTATCAGTGTGTGGTTACTTGTACCAATAGTGGGTTGTCAACTACCTCAACACCTGTGCAGGTTTCACTCAATCCATTTTACAATTGTTATTGTACAGCTAACTTACATACATTTAGTACACCATGTATTAATGAGATTGATTTAAATACCTTAAGTAACAATACAGCTGCTGCAGGTTGTGCATTACCCGCATATTCTTTCCAATCAGCAACAACAAATGTACTTAAAGGAAGTACTTATACGTTTACGAGAGTTGCATCAGGTACAGGAGCGTGGACAGGCTTGTGGATTGACTATGACCATAGCGGTACCTTTGATGCCAGTGAATATACTGAGGTGTCAAATACCTCAACAGGAGCCCTTACCAACAGTATTTCGCTTACCATTCCTATGTCTGCTTTAAGTGGTAACACGGGTATGCGTATCCGTCAACGTACTGTTGATATGACAGCTGCTGATGCATGTACACAAAACTTTGGCTCAGGAGAAACAGAAGATTATGTGATTAATCTTGTCAATCCAAACCCATGTAGTGGAACTCCAGCTCCTGGTGCAACAGTTTCTTCAGGTAATCCTGCATGTTTTATTGATGCGATTACACTAAGTACTCAAAATTTAATGACAGATTTGGGATTAACATTTAACTGGCTGACATCACCTGATGGAGTTACCTGGACATCAACCGGAGTAACAACTCCTACAATGACAGTGAATCAGTCTGCTGCCACTTACTATATGGTAGCTGTAACCTGTACAAATTCCGGTCTGTCAGGAAATTCTACTCCTCTTTTAGTGAATCAGACAGTGTGTTATTGCACCACACCTTATTATAGCTATAATTCAGGTTATGACATGTGTGTTTATTACAATTATATTGGCAATGTAACTTTTGCCGGTATTAATAATTCAACAGTCTGCGATAACACTCCTCCTTATTACAATTACTATTCATCACAAACTGCTACAGTGAACAGAACAGGCAGTTATCCGATTACCATTTCTGCTACAGCGGGTGGTGCTTCTTTCCAGTTGTATAAAGTTTATATAGACTTTAACGATAACGGAAGTTTTGATGATGCAGGTGAGATGGTTTATACTTCAGGTTTTATCAGTTCAGCTACCAACTATACTACCGGTACAATTGTTATTCCTAATACAGCACCTTTAGGTACCCACAGAATGAGAGTAAGATCAACAAATCCATTAAATACAAATATTGATGCGAATTCTTGTTCTGATGATGGTTATTTGGGAGAGGTTGAAGATTATAATATATTAATTAATCCTGCTCCACCATGCAGTGGAACACCAACCCCAGGTGCTACTTTATCTGATAAAGCACTTGTTTGTTCTTCAACAACAATCAACCTGAGTCTGCAAAACACTACTCCGGGATTAGGGGTAACTTATCAATGGCAATCATCAGCAGATGTTGCATTTACTACTCCGGTTAATTTGGGTACAGCTGCAACACAAACTGCAACGCAAACTACAACAACGTACTATCGTTGTCTGGTGACATGTAGTGGTAATACAGGAATTTCTACTCCTGTTTTGGTGAGTTCAACAACTGCCTGTTACTGCACCAACCCCACAACCGGTAGTAATGGATGCGCACTTGGATTGTACATTGACAATGTAACATTTGCAGGTATTAACAATACCAGTGGATGTTTCTCTCCAGTGCCTTATACGACACCATTCTATAGCTTCTTCCCATCACAGGTGGCTACTGCACAGCAAGGAAACACTTATGCGTTTTCTGCATCAGCACCTAATAATCCAGGATCATACTATCAATGGTATGGTGTGTGGATTGACTACAATGACAATGGCAGCTTTGATGATGCCGGTGAATTGGTGTTATCCAGTGTAGCAGGTGCAACAACATTAGCTAATGCACTGACCGGAAATATTACTATTCCTCTTACAGCAACAGTTGGACAACATCTGATGCGTGTTAGAACAGGTAATGTTCAAGTAGCAATTAATTCATGTTCTGACAACTCTGTTAGTGGTGAAGTAGAAGATTATCTGATTGATATCACTGCAGCACCCAATTGCAGCACTCCTGCTCCGGGCAACACCATTTCGTCTGTAACCAGCACTTGTCCAAGTGAAAACATAAACCTGAGTTTACAGAACAACTCTGTTGAAATTGGTTTAATTTATCAATGGCAGGTTTCTACAGCAGGTGCCGGTGGTCCCTGGACAAACGTAGGCACTAACGCAAATACCTTTACTGCAACACAAACTGTTGCTTCATGGTATCAGTGCGTAGTGACATGTACGTTTGGCGGAGCCACAGCAACTTCTACACCTGTACAGGTAACCATGAATCCAATAGCCAGTTGCTATTGTGTTGCAGGTGCAACTACTGCGGGTTGTTCAAGTGGCGATGAGTATATCGGTAATGTTACTCTCAACACTATCAATAATACAAGCACTTGCCAGCCTTCTGGCACGCAATACACTGATTTTACAGCGATTTCTACCAATTTGAAAATAGGTGATACGTATGTGGCATCAGTATTAACTCCAAATTATTTTAGCGGTGATCAGGCTGCAATATGGATTGACTTTAATCAGAATGGCACATTTGAAGTTCCTGCAGAGCAGTTTATCTTATCAGGTGGTGCCAGCGGTGTACCTTTCACAGGTAATATCACAATCCCCGGTAGTGCTTTAACAGGCAATACCCGCATGCGCGTGAGAATGGCGTATTCTGGAACTTTAGCACCATGCGGTATTGTTACTTATGGTGAAGTAGAAGATTATACAGTAAATATTTCTCCTCCTACATGTGTAATGGCACCTACCTATCCTGCCGATGCAGGCAGTGGTTGTGCCGATGCAGTTACAGGTAACATTACCCTTAGCTGGCCAGCCTTATTAGGCGCAACAGGTTACGATGTGTATTTCGGAACAGTCAATCCGCCAGTCACGATGGTTTCATTTAATCAGATAGGTCTGACCTATGATGCCAATGTAGTTAGTGGAAATACATATTACTGGATGATAGTACCTCAAATTTCAGGTGGCGGAAGCTCTTGTAACGTTTGGTCATTTAGCGTATCACCATCACCAGTTCCTGTAGCAGGCTCTGGAGGCGATGTTTGTTTGGGTAATGACATCTTCCTGTCAGCAGACAACGTAGATCCGGGTCAGTTAACTGGCAACACCTATTCCTGGACAGGACCAAATTCATTTACAAGTTCTCTTCAGTATCCATCAATCAGCAGTCCAAATGCTACATACAGCGGAACATATACAGTGATAGTAACGAATCAGTATGGTTGTACAGCAAGTGCAAGCACGAGCTTAAATGTAAATGACAATCCAACATTAACAATAGATTCTCTGGTGAATGTAAGTTGTGCAGGCGGTAGTGATGGAATATTATACACATCTGCTGCAGGAGGCTTGGCCCCATATGGCTATACCTCAGACTTTATAAACTTCAACTCAACAGGAGTGATGGGCAACCTGGCAACAGGAGCAACCACGGTTTATGTAAGTGACGGCAATGGCTGCCAGGCTCAAATAGTAGGCAACCTGACAGCAATAAGCACAGCACCTCCATCACAGTCGGTGGTAGTAACGCCAACGATAATAGGAATGCCAGCTTATGCATGTCCCGGAACAACAGCGAATCTGAGCATACCTGCAGTAGCAGGCGCAACGAAGTATATCTGGGATGGTCCATTCGGCACCTACTTTAATGGTAATCCAATGAACCAGTCGCCCTATACAACGACCACACCAAGTGTACAGATAACGTTCAGTTCATCAACCTCATCGTTTGTGAGTATAGGCGTTCAGGCAGCCAATGGTTGCGGAGCCTCACTTCGTAAAATCCAGAAGGTGAGATATCAGATAAGCACACCCAAGGAGATTACAGGAGCAACGACAATGTGTGCAAATACCAACGGCACCTATACGATAGCCCCGGTGACAGATGCCACAGGTTATCAGTGGATGATAACAGGTAATGCTACAGTAGTACCCAGTGGTACCTCAGTGGTAGTGTTCTTTGGACCTGGCTGGAATGGCGGTAACTTATGCGTAGCAGCAAAGACACCATGTTATACCACAGCGTATAAGTGTATGTACATAAGCAAGTCAGCATCAGCGTTGAATGCCATTACCGGGCCATTATCATCATGTCCAAACGAAGTACAGACCTTTAGTATAACACCATGTACAGGAGCAGCAAGCTACAACTGGACATTACCGGCAGGCGTTACCGGCAACTCAACAACGAACAGCATCACAGCCACTTTTGGGCCAACGTTTACGCATGGAGGCAACATCTGTGTAAGTGTGACAAGTATCTGCGGAGTAACCTCAGCGCCTAAGTGCAGAACGGTAGCTCAGGGTCTTCCTTCAGTACCGACAAGCATCAGTGGTATCACCAATGGATTGTGTAATCAGAGTGTTAACTACACGGTTCCATCAAGTCCGGGCGTTACCTATAACTGGACAGCGCCAGGCAGTATCAGTGGCAATGGCAACAGTTCGGTGAATGTTACCTATGGCGCATTGACCACAGGTCAGTTATGTGTAACAGCGAGCAACAGTTGTGGAACAAGTGCAGCACGTTGTATTCCATTGAAGGGCTCACCAAACTCACCAATAGGCTTGACGGCCATACCAGCGAGCTGGTGTGCCAATACGCAGGGTATAGAGTTTACAGCAGACATCGGTAACACCACAGGCTCGTACACATTGTCATGGGGCTATCCATCGTCACCAACAGCAACGTATGTAGCAGGTGGAGGAAATTCAAATGCACTGACCTTAGATTGGGGCACAGGCAATGGCTCAGTGGTAGTGAATGCAAGCAATGGCTGCGGAACAGGATCAAAAGCATTTGCGGTGACCATAGGATGTAAGGAAGGCGAGTTGGCATCAGCCAATAGGCTTAATGTATATCCAAACCCAACGGCAGGCGTGTTGAATGTAGAATACACAGCAGAGAAAGGCAATGCACAGGTAACAGTGCTTGATTTGAGTGGCCGTGTAGTAATGACACAGACACAAGCCAATGTAACAGGACAGAATACACTACAATTAGACCTGAGTAAGGTAGCTAAAGGCGCGTACATGCTGAATGTACAAACCAATGGCAGCAACAATCAGGTGAGAGTGGTAGTGGAGTAG